Proteins from a single region of Bacteroidota bacterium:
- the asnB gene encoding asparagine synthase (glutamine-hydrolyzing), producing MCGITGIVRFNSSVNAIHRVAVEMNNALRHRGPDGEGFICVNENGKIEKCSGAETPQEIISSSYPHAPVNSISDQQDPVLVFGHRRLSIIDLSPGGHQPLCFANEELWITFNGEIYNFPELREELLALGYFFRTQTDTEVVLAAYHQWGENCTTHFNGMWAFVLFDKKKNILFGSRDRFGVKPFYYYSDKNIFTFASEQKAFLKNKYVSTSLNPLAAADYFVAGEIEYREESFFKNIIELFPGHAFVLGLDGKNFRKCQWYALPEKEDQPDLSEERFQHYIAETKNNFINAVKLRLRSDVPVGSCLSGGIDSSSIVGVIAHFIAEKEKINIGDQLKVFTAAFDEPEIDESNFAAEVVARTKAEWHKVTPAPQELITDLEKLVFCQDVPIWSTSTYAQYRTMKLAHDCGIKVVLDGQGGDELFAGYFPYYIPFWNELREKNQRMRARDEMRAFGPDVRAYRKREFLKQRFVPSLPVGQQLLIQKQYFPDLAYVDPELLSLYRKNFVKKELPSSLNETLRGEFINTRLKGYLKCEDRCSMWHSVESRTPFSDDHLLIESAFRIPGMMKIRNGFTKYILREAVHQFVPEKILARKDKMGYNTPNNKWITKLKDEFRPYFETGMEGYVRKEKLLRDYDSFFSVEGKPENGRTFKFIAFAAWRKVMGL from the coding sequence ATGTGTGGCATAACAGGCATAGTACGTTTTAATTCTTCGGTCAATGCAATTCACCGCGTTGCAGTGGAGATGAATAATGCATTGCGCCACCGCGGACCGGACGGAGAAGGATTTATTTGTGTGAATGAAAATGGGAAAATTGAAAAATGTTCCGGTGCAGAAACTCCGCAGGAAATAATTTCTTCTTCCTATCCGCACGCTCCCGTCAATTCCATTTCTGATCAGCAGGATCCAGTTCTTGTTTTCGGCCACCGCCGGCTTTCCATCATTGATCTTTCGCCCGGGGGCCACCAGCCGCTTTGTTTTGCCAATGAAGAATTGTGGATCACTTTCAACGGCGAGATTTATAATTTTCCGGAACTGCGTGAAGAGCTTTTGGCGCTTGGTTATTTTTTCAGAACACAAACGGATACAGAAGTTGTTCTTGCCGCTTATCATCAATGGGGAGAAAATTGCACCACGCACTTCAATGGCATGTGGGCGTTCGTGCTCTTCGATAAAAAGAAAAATATCCTCTTCGGTTCGCGCGACCGATTCGGAGTGAAACCATTCTATTATTATTCTGATAAAAATATTTTCACTTTCGCCTCAGAACAAAAAGCTTTTCTTAAAAACAAATATGTTTCCACTTCACTCAACCCATTGGCTGCGGCAGATTATTTTGTGGCGGGAGAAATAGAATACCGCGAAGAAAGTTTTTTCAAAAATATCATCGAACTTTTTCCCGGACATGCTTTTGTGCTGGGCCTCGACGGAAAGAATTTCAGGAAATGTCAATGGTATGCATTGCCGGAAAAAGAAGATCAGCCGGATCTTTCTGAAGAACGTTTCCAGCACTACATCGCCGAAACAAAAAATAATTTTATCAACGCGGTGAAACTCCGCCTGCGTTCGGATGTCCCGGTTGGATCCTGCCTGAGTGGCGGCATCGACAGTTCTTCCATCGTAGGTGTGATCGCACATTTTATTGCTGAAAAAGAAAAAATAAATATCGGCGATCAGCTGAAAGTTTTTACGGCTGCATTTGACGAACCGGAAATTGATGAAAGTAATTTCGCAGCGGAAGTCGTTGCACGCACAAAAGCAGAATGGCACAAGGTGACACCGGCTCCGCAGGAATTGATTACTGATCTTGAAAAACTAGTCTTCTGCCAGGATGTTCCCATCTGGAGCACGAGTACCTACGCGCAATACCGCACGATGAAACTGGCCCATGATTGCGGAATAAAAGTAGTGCTCGACGGGCAAGGCGGTGATGAATTGTTTGCGGGTTATTTTCCTTATTACATTCCGTTCTGGAATGAATTGCGTGAAAAAAATCAGCGCATGCGTGCGCGTGATGAGATGCGCGCTTTCGGGCCTGATGTGCGTGCGTACAGGAAAAGAGAATTTCTCAAACAGCGATTCGTTCCTTCACTTCCCGTTGGACAACAGTTGCTGATACAGAAACAATATTTCCCGGATCTTGCTTACGTTGATCCTGAACTGCTCTCGCTCTACAGAAAAAATTTTGTAAAAAAAGAATTGCCTTCTTCACTGAATGAAACTTTGCGCGGCGAATTCATCAATACGCGGCTGAAAGGATATCTCAAATGCGAGGATCGCTGTTCAATGTGGCATTCGGTGGAATCGCGCACACCTTTCTCCGACGATCATTTGCTCATCGAATCGGCGTTCCGTATTCCCGGTATGATGAAGATCAGGAATGGATTCACAAAATATATTCTTCGTGAAGCCGTGCACCAATTCGTTCCCGAAAAAATTCTTGCGCGAAAAGATAAAATGGGATACAACACACCGAACAATAAATGGATCACGAAACTCAAAGATGAATTCCGCCCGTATTTTGAAACCGGGATGGAAGGTTATGTAAGAAAAGAAAAATTGCTCCGCGATTATGATTCTTTCTTTTCGGTGGAAGGAAAACCGGAGAATGGAAGAACTTTCAAATTCATTGCATTCGCGGCGTGGAGAAAAGTAATGGGGCTTTGA
- a CDS encoding glycosyltransferase — translation MQNEKMHILFICSWYPNRKFPALGNFIRDHAHALSTTHRVSVLYACADEKLEEGRSEIVKNKKDNLLELVSYYGKTKISAPVFSQLAKKKNYMRAMENIFQMAITEHGSPSVIHAQVIWPAAIAVLPLLKKYPVPLVITEHWSGYLPEDGNYKGAILKYYSRKMVEKARAVTVVSDRMKQAMHKHGLTNNFILLPNCSDERIFHTAENKVKKNGFHLLHVSMLVDREKNISGILNVMEKLKIQDGITLDIIGEGPERNKFEAMVHEKGLEENVFFKGFGTPEQIASAMRNADALLLFSNFEGMPVTIIEALLSGIPVIATRTGHIPQMIDASNGILVETGNETELINAILDLQKSIDKFDAVAISRNAKEKYSYAAAEKILSGIYDSLKKE, via the coding sequence ATGCAGAACGAAAAAATGCATATCCTTTTTATTTGCAGCTGGTACCCGAACCGGAAGTTTCCTGCGCTCGGAAATTTTATCCGCGATCATGCGCACGCGCTCAGCACAACGCATCGCGTGAGCGTATTGTATGCGTGTGCGGATGAAAAACTCGAAGAAGGGCGAAGTGAAATTGTAAAAAACAAAAAGGATAATTTACTTGAACTTGTATCCTATTACGGTAAAACAAAAATTTCGGCCCCGGTATTTTCCCAGCTTGCAAAAAAGAAGAATTACATGCGTGCGATGGAAAATATTTTTCAGATGGCAATTACGGAACATGGATCTCCATCTGTTATTCACGCCCAGGTGATCTGGCCAGCGGCGATCGCAGTACTCCCCTTGCTGAAAAAATATCCGGTTCCTCTTGTAATAACGGAGCACTGGTCGGGTTATCTTCCTGAAGACGGAAATTATAAAGGTGCGATCCTGAAATATTATTCACGGAAAATGGTTGAAAAAGCCAGAGCCGTTACGGTTGTTTCTGACCGGATGAAACAAGCCATGCATAAACACGGCCTAACTAATAATTTTATTCTGCTGCCGAATTGTTCCGATGAAAGAATATTTCACACCGCGGAAAATAAAGTGAAGAAAAACGGATTTCATTTGCTGCATGTTTCCATGCTTGTTGATCGGGAAAAAAATATTTCCGGTATCCTGAATGTAATGGAAAAGCTGAAAATCCAGGATGGCATCACGCTCGATATTATCGGTGAAGGTCCCGAAAGAAATAAATTCGAAGCGATGGTTCATGAAAAAGGACTTGAAGAAAATGTTTTTTTCAAAGGATTCGGAACGCCGGAGCAAATCGCATCCGCAATGAGAAATGCCGATGCTTTACTCCTCTTCAGTAATTTCGAAGGAATGCCGGTGACAATCATCGAAGCTTTACTTTCCGGAATTCCTGTCATCGCAACACGAACCGGCCACATTCCTCAAATGATCGATGCTTCCAATGGAATTCTTGTGGAGACGGGAAATGAAACGGAACTTATAAATGCGATCCTTGATCTGCAAAAGTCTATTGATAAATTCGATGCAGTGGCCATCAGCAGAAATGCAAAAGAAAAATACAGTTACGCCGCCGCGGAAAAGATTCTTTCCGGAATTTATGACTCGCTGAAAAAAGAATGA